Proteins encoded within one genomic window of Aspergillus nidulans FGSC A4 chromosome VII:
- a CDS encoding 3'(2'),5'-bisphosphate nucleotidase (transcript_id=CADANIAT00008415), which yields MRFWSADQADPSSTHQPRLSLFAGVVLCSTIVLGVSVLLKSRPRFTYNFLPLHQSIFSQPYSHIANMSYERERYIAELAVQRATILTQKVFNEKAKGTVSKDDKSPVTIGDFGAQALIIQAIRKNFPNDEIVAEEEASTLREDKALSAEIWRLVKDIKLEDAESNELLGGSLPSEEAMLDIIDEGKSAGGPKGRIWALDPIDGTKGFLRGGQYAVCLGLLEDGDVKVGAIGCPNLPVDDAATISSSIGVDQNSGAGNGVLFSAIKGAGSVSRPLTSGARAESKSISMRPVPDIAQAVFCEGVEAGHSAQGDNAAVAQLLGITSPSVRLDSQAKYCSIARGAGDIYLRLPVKKDYQEKIWDHAAGDLIVREAGGQVTDIYGQTLDFSKGRTLAANKGVVAAPKAIQDEVISAVKKVLKL from the coding sequence ATGCGGTTTTGGTCCGCAGACCAAGCAGATCCTTCCTCCACTCACCAGCCCCGTCTCTCACTCTTCGCGGGCGTCGTACTCTGCTCCACTATTGTGTTGGGGGTCAGCGTACTTCTGAAATCTCGACCCCGTTTTACTTATAacttccttcctcttcatcaatcTATCTTCTCACAACCATATTCTCATATCGCAAACATGTCTTACGAACGCGAACGCTACATCGCCGAGCTTGCCGTCCAGCGCGCAACCATCCTCACGCAGAAGGTGTTCAATGAGAAGGCCAAAGGCACCGTCTCGAAGGATGATAAGTCGCCTGTCACCATTGGTGATTTTGGGGCCCAGGCTCTGATCATTCAAGCCATCCGCAAGAATTTTCCTAATGATGAAATCgttgccgaagaagaagctagCACTCTTCGTGAGGATAAAGCCTTGAGCGCCGAGATCTGGAGACTGGTCAAGGACATCAAGCTAGAAGATGCGGAGAGCAACGAGCTTCTCGGTGGTTCCCTCCCCAGTGAAGAGGCCATGCTTGATATCATCGATGAAGGAAAGAGTGCCGGTGGTCCCAAGGGCCGCATTTGGGCTTTGGATCCGATCGACGGCACCAAGGGCTTTCTCCGGGGTGGACAGTACGCTGTCTGCCTcggtcttcttgaagatggcgacgTCAAGGTGGGAGCCATCGGCTGTCCTAACCTCCCAGTCGATGACGCTGCTAccatctcttcctctatCGGTGTCGATCAGAACAGCGGCGCGGGCAACGGAGTGCTGTTCTCTGCCATCAAGGGTGCTGGATCAGTTAGCAGGCCTCTAACGAGCGGTGCTCGGGCCGAAAGCAAATCAATCTCTATGCGCCCGGTTCCTGATATCGCTCAGGCTGTTTTCTGCGAGGGTGTGGAGGCTGGACACTCTGCTCAGGGCGACAACGCTGCCGTTGCCCAGCTCCTTGGGATTACCTCCCCCAGTGTGCGGTTGGACTCACAGGCAAAGTACTGCTCAATTGCGCGGGGAGCGGGGGATATCTACCTCAGACTTCCCGTCAAGAAGGACTACCAggagaagatctgggaccACGCTGCTGGTGATCTCATTGTTCGCGAGGCCGGTGGCCAGGTGACCGATATCTATGGACAAACTCTGGATTTCAGCAAGGGGAGGACTTTGGCTGCCAACAAGGGAGTCGTTGCCGCTCCCAAGGCCATCCAGGACGAAGTAATCAGCGCTGTCAAGAAAGTCTTGAAACTCTGA
- a CDS encoding mitochondrial 54S ribosomal protein YmL16 (transcript_id=CADANIAT00008416), translated as MTSFLPQTCFRQLARGYLPKRSPAFPAPLSRSQPTRCFSTTLRAQSRVGGAPVSVPPEVSLKFIDLPQVQGRGAGKDQPKVAVEVNGPLGQLTLNIPSFVNIAHDENLRKASLTVADPAVPHQRAMWGTTRAHLQNYILGVSEGHICILSLVGVGYRASIEPTATTVEPEYPGQQFVSLKAGYSHPIELGIPEGVQASTPQPTRILLQGSDKQVVTQFAAEIREWRKPEPYKGKGIFINGETIKLKAKKIR; from the exons ATGACGAGTTTCCTGCCACAGACCTGCTTCAGGCAGCTAGCACGCGGCTATCTGCCAAAGAGAAGCCCGGCTTTCCCTGCGCCTTTGTCACGCTCCCAACCAACACGATGTTTCTCAACTACACTACGGGCCCAGTCTCGAGTCGGCGGCGCCCCAGTCTCAGTACCCCCCGAGGTCTCTTTAAAATTTATCGATCTGCCTCAAGTGCAAGGCCGGGGAGCGGGTAAAGACCAACCTAAGGTTGCAGTTGAAGTTAATGGGCCATTGG GTCAATTAACGTTGAACATCCCTTCCTTTGTCAATATTGCACACGATGAGAACCTTCGGAAAGCGTCCCTAACTGTCGCTGATCCCGCTGTTCCGCACCAGCGTGCTATGTGGG GAACCACCCGAGCCCACTTGCAGAACTACATCCTTGGAGTGTCGGAAGGCCATATTTGCATCCTGAGTCTGGTTGGTGTCGGATACAGAGCTAGCATTGAGCCAACAGCGACCACCGTCGAGCCCGAGTACCCCGGTCAGCAATTTGTCTCCCTCAAGGCTGGATATTCACACCCGATTGAGCTCGGCATTCCAGAAGGCGTTCAAGCGAGTACACCCCAGCCTACTCGTATCCTTCTGCAGGGCAGCGATAAGCAGGTGGTCACGCAGTTTGCGGCGGAGATCCGGGAATGGCGCAAGCCCGAACCgtacaagggcaagggtaTTTTCATCAACGGAGAGACAATCAAGCTGAAGGCGAAAAAGATTCGGTAA